ATCTGCCCCTGGCGCAGCTGCAGGGCATGAAGCCGTGGTTCGTGGGGCTGACCATCACGCTGGGGCAGTTCACCAAGATGGGCCTGGACCCGAACCTGGGCCTGGATCGGCACTTCATGCAGCGCGCCGCGACGGCCGGCAAGCCGACCTCCGGGCTGGAGGACATCGACACCCAGGTCGGCGTGCTGTCGGGGATGTCGGCGGCCGAGCAGCAGCAGATGGTGGCCGAGGCGCTGGACCAGGCCGACAAGGCCGACGCGGAAGGCCGCAAGCTGCACGACGCGTGGCGCCGCGGTGACGACAAGCTGCTGTGGACCTCGATGGCCGCGCAGATGCGCGGTCAGTACCCGCAGCTGTACAAGCGCATCAATACCGATCGCAATGATGCCTGGGTGCCCAAGCTGCAGCAGTACCTGCAGGCCGGGCAGGGCGGCACGCTGGTGGTGGTCGGCACGCTGCACCTGCTGGGCGACGACGGCGTGGTGGACAAGCTCAAGGCCAAGGGCTTCACGGTCGAGCGCGTGTGCACCGGGTGCGCCAAGCCGAAGCGCTGATCGCGCACGCCGCGGATACGAAAAAGGCGCGGCCGTGGGGCTGCGCCTTTTTCATTGGCCCGTGCCGGGCGTTGCCTCAGCGGCGGGTCTTGCCTGCGCCGGGGGCCGGGGTTTCCGGCTTGCCGGTACCGGTGCCGGTGGAGGTGCCACCGGGGCGCGGGCCGAAGCCGGGGCCCATGTTGCGCTGGAAGTCCTGCCAGAGCTCCAGGTTGCGCTCGGTCAGCTGGTTCATCATCGCCCACGGGGTCTGGCCGAGCAGGTTGCCCATCTGCTGGCGGAACTGCTGCTGCTGGTCCAGGAAGACCTGCATGCTGCGCTCCAGGTAGTTGCCCATGAAGCCCTGCAGGGAGTCGCCGTAGAAGCGGATCAGCTGGCTGAGCAGCTGGGTGGACAGCATCGGCTCACCGTCCTGTTCCTGGTCGGCGATGATCTGCAGCAACACCGAGCGGGTCAGGTCGTCGCCGCTCTTGGCGTCGCGCACTTCGAAATCTTCGCCGTCGAGGATGAGCTGGCGCACATCTTCGATGGTGATGTAACTGGAAATCTCGGTGTCGTAGAGCCGGCGGTTCGGGTATTTCTTGATAATGCGGTTCGCAGCCATGAAACGGTCACTCATCACAGTAGGCGCGCAGCATGGCGCAGTGCAGCAGCACATGCAACCGCCGGAAGGCCCATGCGGCGGGGTACAGGACCGGTTTTATGTTGCGCAGCATGGATTTGCGCGGGGTGCAGCATTTGCAAACGGGTGAATATGTGCAGCCGTAAAAAGTCCT
This is a stretch of genomic DNA from Stenotrophomonas rhizophila. It encodes these proteins:
- the phaR gene encoding polyhydroxyalkanoate synthesis repressor PhaR, whose amino-acid sequence is MAANRIIKKYPNRRLYDTEISSYITIEDVRQLILDGEDFEVRDAKSGDDLTRSVLLQIIADQEQDGEPMLSTQLLSQLIRFYGDSLQGFMGNYLERSMQVFLDQQQQFRQQMGNLLGQTPWAMMNQLTERNLELWQDFQRNMGPGFGPRPGGTSTGTGTGKPETPAPGAGKTRR
- a CDS encoding TraB/GumN family protein yields the protein MVGLLLGSGVVQARGDAPSAKATPPVPLLWKVTGPGDSRVYLLGSFHLLRAQDYPLAADVDQAFAASKRVVFELSPQDMQSPQLTQKMLQAAVRTDGTELKRDLDPATWTKLQAYATANNLPLAQLQGMKPWFVGLTITLGQFTKMGLDPNLGLDRHFMQRAATAGKPTSGLEDIDTQVGVLSGMSAAEQQQMVAEALDQADKADAEGRKLHDAWRRGDDKLLWTSMAAQMRGQYPQLYKRINTDRNDAWVPKLQQYLQAGQGGTLVVVGTLHLLGDDGVVDKLKAKGFTVERVCTGCAKPKR